A region of Lycium barbarum isolate Lr01 chromosome 3, ASM1917538v2, whole genome shotgun sequence DNA encodes the following proteins:
- the LOC132633349 gene encoding centromere protein C, which translates to MVKEEAVISDPVDPLHGLIGLPLLPNTTRVSTLSVEPKDLESIHNFIKSMETKSPGLLEDARAIVDNSAELVNTKFPSFIQSMGIDWDLTMKGKEKLQERRPGLGRKRARFSLKPSTSQPPISLAPLLDIDQLSDPVEFYAVSEKLEDAVKEIKRQNGSIIHDPDMNNPLANARRRRPGILGKSVKYKHRFSTQPENDDAFISSQETLEHDILDEHGSQLLEELPGFSDELQESDFTGSIKETENRVNIILDDLLSGSGEDLEGDMVAFKLQQRLQIKPIELGTLCMPEFPVTGKPDGKAFGERIHKPRKFSLGIQDLVRSATEGTPSTHKQHEVSPASSLASPTPPKSPFASLSLLKKKIMQSNPLRDPFSPLNIDLHSEHPNWSAKMKSQSVNNNVGPTESHGETENLAGGENTNIMFPLRGSDFEHEQLMEKNSGRDSVKTGPSGSLSGMEQRNGLDDIDFDDIDVNTNVNLNMRNMDSHHESDGLDKVKDDSVINSVLKDQQGLETESYINCQQMQDVEVFAEKLPSLQAQGKADDTANCTIETAVEDFRSAEIDQQVDNMPPETVHSAEHNHHLEDSVKDLNSDQLNSVAVEVPSTELRSKFPETSPQHHAQENAKQQKAKRPAVGRRERKTLSSRPSIADAGTSFESGVRRSKRTKTRPLQYWKGERLLYGRVNESLKLVGLKYISPGKGSIKVKSYIPDDYKDLVELAARH; encoded by the exons ATGGTGAAGGAAGAAGCTGTTATCTCCGATCCAGTGGATCCTCTTCATGGCCTCATTGGACTCCCTTTGCTTCCCAACACAACTAGGGTTTCTACTCTATCAGTTGAACCTAAAGACCTTGAGTCTATTCATAATTTCATCAAGTCTATG GAAACGAAGAGTCCTGGGCTTTTGGAGGACGCCAGGGCCATTGTGGATAACAGTGCGGAACTTGTGAACACCAAGTTTCCGAGTTTTATACAATCTATGGGCATTGATTGGGATCTTACCATGAAGGGCAAGGAGAAGCTCCAAGAGAGAAGACCAGGCCTTGGTCGTAAAAGGGCTCGATTTTCTCTCAAGCCTAGTACAAG TCAACCTCCTATCAGCTTAGCTCCTCTTTTAGACATTGATCAACTGTCAGATCCAGTGGAATTTTACGCAGTTTCTGAAAAGTTAGAAG ATGCTGTAAAGGAAATAAAAAGACAGAACGGCAGCATTATCCATGATCCAGATATGAATAATCCACTGGCCAATGCACGGCGTCGTCGACCAGGCATCTTGGG TAAATCAGTGAAGTATAAGCACCGTTTCTCCACCCAGCCTGAGAATGATGATGCATTTATATCATCTCAAGAGACATTGGAGCATGATATTCTGGACGAACATGGTTCTCAGTTGCTAGAAGAGCTCCCTGGCTTCAGTGATGAACTACAAGAATCAGATTTCACAG GATCAATAAAGGAAACAGAAAACAGAGTCAACATCATTTTGGATGACTTACTGTCTGGGAGTGGTGAAGATCTAGAAGGGGACATGGTAGCATTCAAGTTACAACAGCGATTACAGATCAAGCCCATTGAACTAGGAACCTTATGTATGCCTGAGTTCCCTGTGACTGGAAAGCCTGATGGTAAGGCTTTTGGAGAGAGGATTCATAAGCCTAGGAAGTTTTCACTGGGGATACAGGATCTGGTTAGAAGTGCAACTGAGGGAACACCTTCCACTCACAAACAGCATGAAGTAAGTCCTGCCAGTAGTTTAGCATCACCCACTCCACCAAAAAGTCCATTTGCTTCATTGTCTTtgttgaaaaagaaaattatgcAGTCAAATCCACTGAGAGATCCTTTTTCGCCTCTCAACATTGATCTGCATTCAGAGCATCCAAATTGGTCCGCGAAAATGAAATCACAATCTGTAAATAATAATGTAGGACCTACTGAATCTCATGGTGAGACAGAAAATCTTGCTGGTGGTGAAAATACGAATATTATGTTTCCTTTAAGAGGTTCAGACTTTGAGCATGAGCAACTGATGGAAAAGAATTCAGGCAGAGATAGTGTAAAAACTGGGCCAAGTGGATCTCTATCTGGAATGGAGCAACGAAATGGTTTAGATGATATCGATTTCGATGATATCGATGTCAATACTAACGTCAACTTAAATATGAGAAATATGGATTCCCACCATGAGTCTGATGGGCTTGACAAAGTGAAAGATGATTCAGTTATAAACAGTGTTTTGAAGGATCAACAAGGTCTTGAGACCGAATCCTACATTAACTGTCAGCAGATGCAGGATGTGGAAGTGTTTGCTGAAAAACTACCTTCTCTTCAAGCTCAAGGGAAAGCTGATGATACAGCAAATTGTACCATTGAAACAGCTGTTGAGGATTTTCGATCAGCTGAAATTGATCAGCAG GTTGACAATATGCCACCAGAAACAGTGCATTCCGCAGAACACAATCATCACTTAGAGGATTCTGTCAAAGACTTAAATAGTG ATCAATTGAACTCAGTTGCAGTTGAAGTTCCTTCGACAGAATTGAGATCTAAATTTCCTGAGACGAGCCCTCAGCATCATGCCCAG GAAAATGCTAAGCAACAGAAAGCAAAACGACCTGCTGTCGGAAGGCGTGAAAGAAAAACTCTTTCTTCTAGGCCAAGTATAGCAG ATGCTGGTACATCATTTGAAAGTGGGGTTAGACGAAGCAAACGAACGAAGACAAGGCCTTTGCAATATTGGAAAGGCGAAAGGTTATTATATGGACGGGTTAATGAGA GTTTGAAGCTTGTTGGCTTGAAATACATCTCTCCAGGAAAGGGATCAATTAAAGTGAAATCTTACATCCCCGATGACTACAAAGATCTAGTTGAATTGGCAGCTCGCCATTGA